One Branchiostoma floridae strain S238N-H82 chromosome 1, Bfl_VNyyK, whole genome shotgun sequence genomic region harbors:
- the LOC118418808 gene encoding countin-3-like isoform X2 has translation MKSAAVVLAVLLAYQCLAGRPPPRRQVPLVRTGHGGWSLSQASKPSNVNDRDMCKFCVDFAYDAIETIGEAILQGGLTQGCEKLCSIVANKTGSEAVEVACDTLCFLVGFDEFVHAFNKADVDPIYYCELLKQCPIVDNGDATITNLTVTPKSGPQGDFLIDMEYETKNGTGTGELLIHIDPADHGLQIGASFLNEPQDPGTYDAQITLHAVPDPDCVFPCQSFEPGVYNVTMHICNGQCMSQHPHSKIYDKKKTNFTITGPAPTDPPRL, from the exons ATGAAG TCCGCCGCCGTGGTTCTTGCCGTTCTCCTGGCATATCAGTGCCTGGCTGGCCGACCCCCACCCCGCCGCCAGGTGCCCCTGGTTCGGACTGGCCATGGCGGCTGGTCTCTGAGCCAGGCCTCCAAGCCTAGCAACGTGAACGACAGGGACATGTGCAAGTTCTGCGTGGATTTTGCATATGACGCTATCGAAACGATTGGAGAGGCCATTCTCC AGGGTGGCCTAACGCAAGGCTGTGAAAAACTGTGTTCAATCGTTGCCAACAAAACCGGCAGCGAGGCGGTGGAAGTAGCCTGTGACACGTTGTGTTTCCTCGTCGGCTTTGATGAGTTCGTCCATGCATTTAACAA GGCTGACGTGGACCCGATCTACTACTGCGAGTTGCTGAAGCAGTGCCCGATAGTCGACAACGGCGATGCGACAATCACCAATCTAACCGTCACTCCCAAGTCTGGGCCACAAG GAGATTTTCTCATCGACATGGAGTACGAGACGAAGAACGGCACGGGGACAGGCGAGCTGCTGATTCACATCGACCCTGCGGATCATGGCCTTCAGATAG GTGCGTCCTTCCTGAACGAGCCCCAGGACCCAGGGACGTACGACGCACAGATCACGCTGCATGCAGTGCCGGACCCAGACTGCGTGTTCCCTTGCCAAAGTTTTGAGCCGGGCGTTTACAACGTCACTATGC ATATCTGCAATGGCCAGTGTATGAGCCAGCATCCCCACAGCAAGATTTATGATAAGAAGAAGACTAACTTCACCATCACTGGACCAGCACCAACAGATCCGCCACGGCTGTAA
- the LOC118418830 gene encoding countin-3-like, with translation MVLAVLLAHQCLADRPPPRRQAPLVRTGGSWSLSSRASKPSNVNDRDKCKFCVDFAHNAIQTIGEAILEGGLTQGCEKLCSIVANKTGSQAVGLACDGLCALVGFDEFVHAFEKADVDPIYYCELLKQCPIVDNGDATITKLTVTPKSGPQGDFLIDMEYETKNGTGTGELLIYVDPVDGLPLGASFLNEPQDPGKYDAQITLHAVPQQGCEVACESFEPGVYNVTMHVCNGQCMSHHPHSKIYDKKKTNFTITGPAPTDPSRL, from the exons ATGGTTCTTGCCGTTCTCCTGGCACATCAGTGCCTGGCtgaccgcccccctccccgtcGCCAGGCGCCCCTGGTTCGGACTGGCGGCAGCTGGTCTCTGAGCAGCAGGGCATCCAAGCCTAGCAACGTAAACGACAGGGACAAGTGCAAGTTCTGCGTGGATTTTGCTCATAACGCTATCCAGACGATTGGAGAGGCCATTCTCG AGGGTGGGCTAACGCAAGGCTGTGAAAAACTGTGTTCGATCGTTGCCAACAAAACCGGGAGCCAGGCGGTGGGTCTAGCCTGTGACGGGTTGTGTGCCCTCGTCGGCTTTGATGAGTTCGTCCATGCATTTGAAAA GGCTGACGTGGACCCGATCTACTACTGCGAGTTGCTGAAGCAGTGCCCGATAGTCGACAACGGCGATGCGACAATCACCAAGCTAACCGTCACTCCCAAGTCTGGGCCACAAG GAGATTTTCTCATCGACATGGAGTACGAGACGAAGAACGGCACGGGGACAGGCGAGCTGCTGATTTACGTGGACCCTGTGGACGGCCTGCCGTTAG GTGCGTCCTTCCTGAACGAGCCCCAGGACCCAGGGAAGTACGACGCACAGATCACCCTGCATGCAGTGCCGCAACAAGGCTGCGAGGTCGCATGCGAAAGTTTTGAGCCGGGCGTTTACAACGTCACTATGC ATGTCTGCAATGGCCAGTGTATGAGCCATCATCCCCACAGCAAGATTTATGATAAGAAGAAGACTAACTTCACCATCACTGGACCAGCACCAACAGATCCGTCACGGCTGTAA